In Burkholderia sp. NRF60-BP8, a single window of DNA contains:
- the metC gene encoding cystathionine beta-lyase produces MSAEPPSLPRDGMHDRLHDDTRLAHAGRDSAAWHGFVNPPVYHASTVLSPTVSDLLNRTQPYIYGRRGTPTTEALERAVTSLEGGAGAVLCPSGLSACTLALLSCLKPGDHLLMTASVYGPVRHACEGVLARLGVETTWYGGSTSVAAAFRPNTRALYVEVPGSYTFDMHDIPALVRLAHAHGAQVIADNSWATPLFFQPHAFGIDLSIQAATKYLVGHSDAMLGTVSASARAWPALKQLHGDLGLCAGPDDVYLALRGLRTLGVRLRQHQRNALAVASWLDGRPEVQRVLYPALPGDDGHALWRRDFRGASGLFSVVLQPAPAHAIDALLDHLTLFGLGYSWGGYESLALPFELDAHGLAARWPSGSRGVRLHIGLEDPDDLIADLAAGLDRYAACASIAACEDASRC; encoded by the coding sequence ATGTCCGCCGAACCGCCGTCGCTGCCGCGCGACGGCATGCATGACCGCCTGCACGACGACACGCGGCTCGCGCACGCGGGCCGCGACAGCGCCGCGTGGCACGGCTTCGTCAATCCGCCCGTCTACCATGCGTCGACCGTGCTCAGCCCGACGGTGTCGGATTTGCTGAACCGCACGCAGCCGTATATCTACGGCCGTCGCGGCACGCCGACGACGGAAGCGCTCGAGCGCGCGGTGACGAGCCTCGAGGGGGGAGCCGGCGCGGTGCTGTGCCCGTCGGGCCTGTCCGCGTGCACGCTCGCGCTGCTGTCGTGCCTGAAGCCTGGCGACCATCTGCTGATGACCGCATCGGTCTACGGCCCGGTGCGTCACGCATGCGAAGGCGTGCTTGCGCGGCTCGGCGTCGAGACGACGTGGTACGGCGGCAGCACGTCCGTCGCAGCCGCGTTTCGTCCGAACACGCGCGCGCTGTACGTCGAAGTGCCCGGGTCCTACACGTTCGACATGCACGACATCCCTGCCCTCGTGCGGCTCGCGCACGCACACGGCGCCCAGGTCATCGCGGACAACAGCTGGGCCACGCCGCTGTTCTTTCAGCCGCATGCGTTCGGGATCGACCTGTCGATCCAGGCCGCCACCAAGTATCTGGTCGGGCACTCGGATGCGATGCTCGGCACGGTGTCGGCCAGCGCGCGCGCGTGGCCCGCGTTGAAGCAACTGCATGGCGATCTCGGGCTGTGCGCGGGCCCCGACGACGTGTATCTCGCGCTGCGCGGGTTGCGCACCCTCGGCGTGCGGTTACGGCAGCACCAGCGCAACGCGCTCGCGGTCGCGAGCTGGCTCGACGGGCGTCCCGAGGTGCAGCGCGTGCTGTATCCGGCCTTGCCGGGCGACGACGGGCACGCGCTGTGGCGCCGCGATTTCCGTGGCGCGTCGGGGCTGTTCTCGGTCGTGCTGCAGCCGGCTCCCGCGCACGCGATCGACGCGTTGCTCGATCACCTGACGCTGTTCGGGCTCGGCTATTCGTGGGGCGGCTACGAGAGTCTCGCGCTGCCGTTCGAGCTGGATGCGCACGGCCTCGCGGCGCGCTGGCCGTCCGGCAGCCGCGGCGTGCGCCTGCACATCGGGCTCGAGGATCCGGACGACCTGATCGCCGACCTGGCGGCTGGCCTCGATCGCTACGCGGCATGCGCGTCGATCGCCGCCTGCGAGGATGCGTCGCGATGCTGA
- a CDS encoding type II toxin-antitoxin system HicA family toxin has translation MKTKHARTLSAIYTKPTLGGIVFADIEALVVALGGSIHEGAGSRIAFELNGTRRYLHRPHPGKEAKRYQVADVREWFNEMGIKP, from the coding sequence ATGAAGACGAAACACGCCCGCACGCTGAGCGCGATCTACACGAAGCCGACCCTGGGCGGCATCGTGTTCGCGGATATCGAAGCATTGGTTGTCGCGTTGGGCGGCAGCATTCACGAAGGCGCCGGGTCGCGCATTGCCTTCGAGCTGAACGGGACGCGCCGATACCTGCACCGCCCGCATCCGGGCAAAGAGGCGAAGCGCTATCAGGTAGCGGATGTGCGCGAGTGGTTCAATGAAATGGGGATAAAGCCATGA
- a CDS encoding DHA2 family efflux MFS transporter permease subunit, with amino-acid sequence MSGPMPAADAGFRPSSVALTTFGLALAVFMQVLDGTVANVSLPTIAGNFGVSTTQSAWVVTTFSVSNAIALPLTGFLVKRVGQVRLFVWATLAFTFASLLCGLAQNLPQLVAFRALQGLVAGPMIPTTQALMLSIYPPQRRGFALSMIAMVTVVAPIAGPVFGGWVTEHYSWRWAFLINLPIGVFAAMCVFAQMRARVETTVAARVDYVGLAALVVGVGALQIVLDKGNEADWFNSTFIVVMSVVAAFGILLFLIWELNEPNPIVNLRLFAHRNFAAGTLTLVLAYSAFFAVNVIVPQWLQRTLGYTAFWAGLAVAPMGVIPVLMTPFMGKYAPRFNMRVLVCCAFAILGTSSFLRAGFVPDVDFTHIALIQLLQGLGLALFIMPINSILLSDLKPDEIAAGSGLSTFLRTLGASFAVSITSFLWDRRAILHHAQLSEHVSKFDPSVRAELAQLGGGDPQRAAALLGNLVDAQAYQISFNDVSFALGCVYLAVIAVVWLARPPFGPGAAAKR; translated from the coding sequence ATGAGCGGCCCGATGCCGGCCGCGGACGCCGGCTTTCGTCCGTCGAGCGTCGCGCTGACGACGTTCGGCCTCGCGCTCGCGGTGTTCATGCAGGTGCTCGACGGCACCGTCGCGAACGTCTCGCTGCCGACGATCGCCGGCAACTTCGGCGTCAGCACGACGCAGAGCGCATGGGTCGTCACGACGTTCTCGGTCAGCAATGCGATCGCCTTGCCGTTGACCGGGTTTCTCGTCAAGCGCGTCGGACAAGTGCGGTTGTTCGTGTGGGCGACGCTGGCGTTCACGTTCGCGTCGCTGCTGTGCGGCCTCGCGCAGAACCTGCCGCAGCTCGTCGCGTTCCGCGCGCTGCAGGGCCTCGTGGCCGGCCCGATGATCCCGACCACCCAGGCGCTGATGCTGTCGATCTACCCGCCGCAGCGGCGCGGCTTCGCGCTGTCGATGATCGCGATGGTCACCGTCGTCGCGCCGATCGCCGGCCCCGTGTTCGGCGGCTGGGTGACGGAACATTACTCGTGGCGCTGGGCGTTCCTGATCAATCTTCCGATCGGCGTATTCGCCGCGATGTGCGTGTTCGCGCAGATGCGCGCGCGCGTCGAGACGACGGTCGCCGCGCGCGTCGATTATGTCGGTCTCGCCGCGCTCGTCGTCGGCGTCGGCGCGCTGCAGATCGTGCTCGACAAGGGTAACGAGGCCGACTGGTTCAACTCGACGTTCATCGTCGTGATGTCCGTGGTCGCCGCGTTCGGGATCCTGCTGTTCCTGATCTGGGAGCTCAACGAGCCGAACCCGATCGTGAACCTGCGGCTGTTCGCGCATCGCAACTTCGCGGCCGGCACGCTGACGCTCGTGCTCGCGTACTCGGCGTTCTTCGCGGTCAACGTGATCGTGCCGCAGTGGCTGCAGCGCACGCTCGGCTATACGGCGTTCTGGGCCGGGCTGGCCGTCGCGCCGATGGGCGTGATCCCCGTGCTGATGACGCCGTTCATGGGCAAGTACGCGCCGCGCTTCAACATGCGCGTGCTCGTGTGCTGCGCGTTCGCGATCCTCGGTACGTCGTCGTTCCTGCGCGCGGGCTTCGTGCCCGACGTCGACTTCACGCACATCGCGCTGATCCAGTTGCTGCAGGGCCTCGGCCTCGCGCTGTTCATCATGCCGATCAACAGCATCCTGCTGTCCGACCTGAAGCCGGACGAAATCGCCGCGGGCTCCGGCCTGTCGACGTTCCTGCGTACGCTCGGCGCGAGCTTCGCCGTGTCGATCACGTCGTTCCTGTGGGACCGGCGCGCGATCCTGCATCACGCGCAGCTCAGCGAACACGTGAGCAAGTTCGATCCGTCCGTTCGCGCCGAGCTCGCGCAGCTCGGCGGCGGCGATCCGCAACGCGCGGCGGCGCTGCTCGGCAACCTGGTCGATGCGCAGGCGTACCAGATTTCGTTCAACGACGTGTCGTTCGCGCTCGGTTGCGTGTATCTCGCCGTGATCGCGGTGGTGTGGCTCGCCCGCCCGCCGTTCGGCCCCGGCGCCGCCGCCAAACGATGA
- a CDS encoding type II toxin-antitoxin system HicB family antitoxin produces MTNAMTYKGYYARVDFDGRDNIFVGHVLGVDDKISFHGETVAELTDDFHAAVDHYLDECARTGRAPQKPASGKLMLRINPETHAAVGVAAAVAGKSVNQWSEEVLGRAAREVLERAAHV; encoded by the coding sequence ATGACCAACGCAATGACGTACAAGGGCTATTACGCCCGCGTCGACTTCGACGGCCGCGACAATATTTTTGTCGGGCATGTGCTCGGCGTCGATGACAAGATCAGCTTTCACGGCGAGACGGTCGCCGAACTGACGGACGACTTTCACGCGGCCGTCGACCATTACCTCGACGAGTGCGCACGCACGGGCCGAGCGCCGCAAAAGCCGGCGTCGGGAAAGCTGATGTTGCGCATCAATCCGGAAACGCACGCGGCCGTCGGTGTCGCGGCGGCCGTTGCAGGCAAGAGCGTAAATCAGTGGTCGGAAGAGGTGCTCGGGCGCGCTGCGCGCGAAGTGTTAGAACGCGCCGCACACGTTTGA
- a CDS encoding autoinducer binding domain-containing protein, whose translation MKGLDCLKWLVPGDTDASWQRMTDAAAGMGFDKVVLIVLPFTGASFDLARKWSSGVPGWTALYRQRQFDRIDPMLQHCFRSALPLVWDDALFGLPGQRPCYEAAAAYGMRSGVVLPVRGPKGEVGMLSCASADDLAATRERCDRHLAALTLLRDIACEAIAGTRCHAPPDSVPRLSRREVECLRWHAAGKTSWEIGHILNVTESCINFHFMNIRRKFNVSRRHEAVLRAVEWGLISISDVTVPT comes from the coding sequence ATGAAAGGACTGGATTGTCTGAAATGGTTGGTACCCGGCGACACGGACGCGTCATGGCAGCGGATGACCGACGCGGCCGCCGGCATGGGATTCGACAAGGTCGTACTGATCGTGTTGCCGTTTACCGGCGCATCGTTCGATCTCGCGCGCAAGTGGAGCAGCGGCGTGCCGGGCTGGACGGCGCTGTACCGGCAGCGGCAGTTCGACCGCATCGACCCGATGCTGCAGCATTGCTTTCGTTCGGCGCTGCCGCTCGTCTGGGACGACGCGCTGTTCGGATTGCCCGGGCAACGGCCGTGCTACGAAGCGGCGGCCGCGTACGGCATGCGCAGCGGCGTCGTGCTGCCCGTGCGCGGCCCGAAGGGGGAGGTCGGCATGCTGTCGTGCGCAAGCGCGGACGATCTCGCCGCCACGCGCGAGCGCTGCGACCGGCATCTGGCCGCGCTTACGTTGTTGCGCGACATCGCATGCGAAGCGATCGCCGGCACGCGCTGCCACGCACCGCCCGACAGCGTGCCGCGCCTCAGCCGGCGGGAGGTCGAGTGCCTGCGCTGGCATGCGGCCGGCAAGACCTCATGGGAAATCGGCCACATCCTGAACGTGACCGAGTCGTGCATCAACTTCCACTTCATGAACATTCGCCGCAAGTTCAACGTGTCACGTCGGCACGAAGCCGTGCTGCGCGCGGTCGAGTGGGGGCTGATCAGCATCTCCGACGTGACGGTGCCGACCTGA
- a CDS encoding acyl-CoA dehydrogenase family protein — protein sequence MPFDWTQEQHATRTRFRHIGAGIAAAVAHDGNAPARFDEAGWTRLGHEGLWDMIVPETYGGDGHGWWHFSAALEGLASSIRRPALLLSVIAQAGMVRALERHGTAAQQDRYFGAILRGELSATAIAEPGTGTDVRSIATTLVEHGDGYRLTGSKFNIAHAPLARFILVVTRIETPGRRNTALVIVDRDQPGMTVAAPDRKLGLDDLPTGALHFDDCPIMRGQLLGEPGAGLGNLIDIISLGRLYYGLVAAQVTAPYLRDAIGYCRERRSFDSTIDTHQYVQRRLVDLQIGIERGTWLARGALAQLLTDHPQALMTCSIAKLVGAQDLVDSALGLVRLYGSLGYQAGPVAAFASDALGFMSVGGTEEMHRKNIFNQMMRAG from the coding sequence ATGCCATTTGACTGGACGCAGGAGCAGCACGCGACGCGTACGCGGTTTCGCCATATCGGCGCGGGGATCGCCGCCGCCGTCGCACATGACGGCAACGCGCCCGCCCGATTCGACGAAGCCGGCTGGACGCGGCTCGGGCACGAAGGATTGTGGGACATGATCGTGCCGGAGACGTATGGAGGCGACGGTCACGGCTGGTGGCATTTTTCCGCGGCGCTGGAAGGGCTTGCATCGTCGATCCGCCGTCCGGCGCTGCTGCTGTCGGTGATCGCGCAGGCCGGCATGGTGCGCGCGCTCGAGCGACATGGCACGGCGGCGCAGCAGGACCGCTATTTCGGCGCGATCCTGCGCGGCGAACTGAGCGCGACCGCGATTGCCGAGCCGGGCACCGGCACCGACGTGCGCAGTATCGCGACGACGCTCGTCGAGCACGGCGACGGCTATCGGCTGACCGGCAGCAAATTCAATATCGCGCATGCACCGCTTGCGCGTTTCATCCTCGTCGTCACGCGCATCGAAACGCCGGGTCGGCGCAACACCGCGCTCGTGATCGTCGATCGCGACCAGCCGGGCATGACGGTGGCCGCGCCCGACCGCAAGCTCGGCCTCGACGACCTGCCCACCGGCGCGCTGCATTTCGACGACTGTCCGATCATGCGCGGCCAACTGCTCGGCGAACCGGGTGCCGGGCTCGGCAACCTGATCGACATCATCTCGCTCGGCCGTCTCTATTACGGCCTCGTCGCCGCCCAGGTGACGGCGCCCTATCTGCGCGATGCGATCGGCTATTGCCGCGAGCGACGCAGCTTCGACAGCACGATCGACACGCATCAGTACGTGCAGCGCCGCCTCGTGGACCTGCAGATCGGTATCGAGCGCGGCACGTGGCTCGCGCGCGGCGCGCTCGCGCAGTTGCTGACGGACCATCCGCAAGCGTTGATGACGTGCTCGATCGCGAAGCTGGTCGGCGCTCAGGATCTCGTCGACAGCGCGCTCGGCCTCGTGCGGCTGTACGGCAGCCTCGGCTACCAGGCCGGGCCGGTGGCCGCGTTCGCCTCGGACGCGCTGGGCTTCATGAGCGTCGGCGGCACCGAGGAAATGCATCGCAAGAACATCTTCAACCAGATGATGCGCGCTGGCTGA
- a CDS encoding pyridoxine/pyridoxamine 5'-phosphate oxidase, which produces MDTIATRLKALKTLAHAAPHVATDNWAGTPHAQFERWLDEAVTAGALEPQVTTLSTVHPDGRPDARSVVLLNVDARGWHFAANARSPKGRQLANRPFAALTFYWPVIASQIRLSGPVERLPAAEGHADFAGRPERSRASILAGRQSERLDDPADLTRAIDAQLERLAADPALVSEDWHLYALAPDEVEFWRADSSRRFARQAYRRAGARWERCALWP; this is translated from the coding sequence ATGGATACGATCGCAACGCGCCTGAAGGCGCTGAAAACGCTCGCCCACGCTGCGCCGCACGTGGCGACCGACAACTGGGCCGGCACGCCGCACGCGCAGTTCGAACGCTGGCTCGACGAGGCCGTGACCGCCGGCGCACTGGAACCGCAAGTAACGACGCTGTCGACGGTCCACCCGGACGGACGGCCCGATGCGCGGTCCGTCGTGCTGCTGAATGTGGACGCTCGCGGCTGGCATTTCGCGGCGAACGCGCGCAGTCCCAAGGGGCGCCAGCTCGCGAACCGGCCGTTCGCGGCGCTGACTTTCTACTGGCCGGTGATCGCGAGCCAGATCCGGCTGAGCGGCCCGGTCGAGCGGTTGCCGGCCGCCGAAGGCCATGCCGATTTCGCGGGTCGCCCCGAGCGGTCGCGCGCGAGCATTCTGGCCGGACGGCAAAGCGAACGGCTCGACGATCCCGCCGACCTGACGCGTGCGATCGACGCGCAGCTCGAGCGTCTGGCCGCCGATCCCGCGCTCGTGTCGGAGGACTGGCACCTGTATGCGCTGGCGCCCGACGAAGTCGAGTTCTGGCGGGCCGACAGTTCGCGCCGTTTCGCGCGGCAGGCTTACCGTCGCGCCGGCGCGCGCTGGGAACGGTGTGCGCTATGGCCGTGA
- a CDS encoding glutamine amidotransferase — protein sequence MTHSALRPILIVLHREQSSPGRIGRLLAARGHPLDIRRPPLGDPLPTTLADHAGAVVFGGPMSANDGDRWIRDEIDWIGVPLREAAPFLGVCLGAQMMIRHLGGRVSAHRDGRAEIGYWPIAATPAGRRLGSWPSHVYQWHREGFERVAGLEILATGEHFENQAVRYGSCAYGVQFHPEVSYPMMRRWSTAAAHKLAAPGAQDLATQASEGCRHDRSTAAWLSAFLDRWLDETPASGRHRHVGDADQPPLDRAQHGFVPT from the coding sequence ATGACGCACTCCGCACTTCGTCCGATCCTGATCGTGCTGCATCGCGAACAGTCGAGCCCCGGCCGGATCGGCCGGCTGCTCGCCGCGCGCGGCCATCCGCTCGACATCCGCCGTCCGCCGCTCGGCGATCCGTTGCCGACGACGCTCGCCGACCATGCCGGCGCCGTGGTGTTCGGCGGCCCGATGAGCGCCAATGACGGCGATCGCTGGATCCGCGACGAGATCGACTGGATCGGCGTGCCGCTGCGCGAGGCGGCGCCGTTTCTCGGCGTCTGCCTCGGCGCGCAGATGATGATCCGCCATCTGGGCGGTCGCGTGAGCGCGCATCGGGACGGACGCGCGGAAATCGGCTACTGGCCGATCGCCGCGACGCCGGCCGGCCGGCGGCTCGGTTCATGGCCGTCGCACGTGTACCAGTGGCATCGCGAGGGCTTCGAGCGCGTTGCCGGGCTCGAGATTCTCGCGACGGGCGAGCATTTCGAGAACCAGGCCGTCCGTTACGGGTCGTGCGCGTACGGTGTCCAGTTCCATCCGGAAGTGAGCTATCCGATGATGCGGCGCTGGAGCACGGCCGCCGCGCACAAGCTCGCGGCGCCCGGCGCGCAGGATCTCGCGACGCAGGCGAGCGAAGGCTGCCGCCACGACCGCTCGACGGCCGCGTGGCTCAGCGCGTTTCTCGACCGTTGGCTCGACGAGACGCCGGCATCAGGTCGGCACCGTCACGTCGGAGATGCTGATCAGCCCCCACTCGACCGCGCGCAGCACGGCTTCGTGCCGACGTGA
- a CDS encoding glutathione S-transferase family protein produces the protein MLTVWGRRTSFNVQKVLWLIGELGLPYRHIPVGGEHGSLQTPAFAALNPTCRIPVIDWDGDVVWESHTILRYLAARVPNNPFWCRDTFARSRAERWMDWSQTALEPDVMTGLFWALVRTPPERRDDAIVRDKAARSAMHYRLLDRLLSTQPFLGGATPGLADIPAGATLFRYFSLDVERPPLPHVEAWYARLCRRPAYREQVMVSFDALRGQPG, from the coding sequence ATGCTGACCGTCTGGGGCCGCCGCACGTCGTTCAACGTGCAGAAGGTGTTGTGGCTGATCGGCGAGCTCGGCCTGCCCTACCGGCATATTCCGGTCGGCGGCGAGCACGGCTCGCTGCAGACGCCCGCGTTCGCGGCGCTGAATCCGACCTGCCGGATTCCAGTGATCGACTGGGACGGCGACGTCGTATGGGAGTCGCACACGATCCTGCGCTATCTGGCCGCGCGGGTGCCGAACAATCCGTTTTGGTGTCGCGACACGTTCGCACGTTCGCGCGCGGAGCGCTGGATGGACTGGTCGCAGACCGCGCTCGAACCCGACGTGATGACCGGATTGTTCTGGGCACTCGTGCGAACGCCACCGGAGCGGCGCGACGATGCGATCGTGCGCGACAAGGCCGCGCGCAGCGCCATGCATTACCGGCTGCTCGACCGGCTGCTGTCGACCCAGCCGTTTCTCGGCGGCGCGACGCCGGGCTTGGCCGACATTCCGGCCGGCGCGACGCTGTTCCGCTATTTCTCGCTCGACGTCGAGCGGCCGCCGCTGCCGCACGTCGAGGCCTGGTACGCCCGCCTGTGCCGACGGCCCGCCTACCGCGAACAGGTGATGGTGTCGTTCGACGCGTTGCGCGGCCAGCCGGGCTGA
- a CDS encoding HpcH/HpaI aldolase/citrate lyase family protein — MTPTNRRPSRLRRSWLFLAGADHDALVDGTASGADVLIQELETFTPPDRRPAARELSERVLAGWRDAGVLASVRVNPLDAGGIDDLRAAMRGRPDIVMMSYVATPEQVVALDEAVTRFEREYGIAPGSTELVPNVETTLGLVNTMAIARSSPRVSAVLVATEDMVADMGAERTRAGRELDYVRSRFRVECAAVGVTAIDCPYSYADNEGAELDMRVSRGLGYQAKAIVNAQFVPVVNRVLTPTADEVALARRVIDAFDHARRASGGRRVAAAVVDGFLAEVPDYLAAHRLIARATQFGIA, encoded by the coding sequence ATGACACCGACGAACCGACGCCCTTCCCGCCTGCGCCGCTCCTGGCTGTTTCTCGCCGGCGCCGATCACGATGCGCTCGTTGACGGCACCGCGAGCGGTGCGGACGTCCTGATCCAGGAACTGGAAACCTTTACTCCTCCCGACCGGCGCCCGGCCGCGCGCGAACTGAGCGAGCGGGTGCTCGCGGGCTGGCGCGATGCCGGCGTGCTGGCGTCCGTGCGCGTGAATCCGCTCGACGCGGGCGGCATCGACGACCTGCGCGCCGCGATGCGCGGGCGCCCGGACATCGTGATGATGTCGTACGTCGCGACGCCCGAGCAGGTCGTCGCGCTCGACGAAGCCGTCACACGTTTCGAGCGCGAGTACGGCATCGCGCCGGGCTCGACCGAGCTCGTGCCGAACGTCGAGACGACGCTCGGTCTCGTGAACACGATGGCGATCGCGCGCTCGAGCCCGCGTGTATCGGCCGTGCTCGTCGCGACCGAGGACATGGTGGCCGACATGGGCGCCGAGCGCACCCGTGCGGGTCGCGAGCTCGACTACGTGCGCTCGCGCTTTCGCGTCGAATGCGCGGCGGTCGGCGTGACCGCGATCGACTGCCCGTACAGCTATGCCGACAACGAAGGTGCTGAACTCGACATGCGCGTGTCGCGTGGCCTCGGCTATCAGGCGAAAGCGATCGTCAACGCGCAGTTCGTGCCGGTCGTCAATCGCGTACTGACGCCGACGGCCGACGAAGTCGCCCTCGCCCGCCGCGTGATCGACGCGTTCGACCACGCGCGGCGCGCCTCCGGCGGCCGTCGCGTTGCCGCCGCCGTCGTCGACGGCTTCCTCGCGGAAGTCCCCGACTATCTCGCCGCGCATCGGTTGATCGCCCGCGCGACGCAATTCGGCATCGCATGA